A segment of the Actinomycetes bacterium genome:
GTAATGGGCAAGAAAAAACCTGAAAAATTTGTATTTATGGACAGCATAGTACTGGTCAGCCCCACCGGGCAGAGAGCCCAGAACTTAAGGGAATTTTTAAATATACTGGAAGGCTCTGCCGATAAGGTAATCTTTCACCACCTGTACCAGTCCCATATAAAGTATGCCTATACCTTTA
Coding sequences within it:
- a CDS encoding DUF5752 family protein, whose amino-acid sequence is MGKKKPEKFVFMDSIVLVSPTGQRAQNLREFLNILEGSADKVIFHHLYQSHIKYAYTF